One genomic segment of Arcobacter porcinus includes these proteins:
- the yedE gene encoding selenium metabolism membrane protein YedE/FdhT translates to MEFIQNFKKTLSRFWSPIPAVIALGILSAYYFGITGTYWAVTGEFTRWGGHFLQMFGVDVSTWGYYKLMSIEGNIFTRIDGVMIIGMFAGCIAAAFWGNNVKFRLPLNNIRVWQALIGGIIAGFGARLGMGCNLASFFTGIPQFSFHAWVFTAFMMVGVYFGVKVAIHPFFQSKIKMQKVSCAKPLSHDENKVKRFFTFGTVIALLIIAYALYLIFVANSPKLGMAVFFGAAFGLIIAKAQICFTSAFRDIFTTGRSELAIAIIIGMVVATLGVFTYLNMGAAPKIFWTGPNVVIGGLLFGFGIVLAGGCECGWMYRAVEGQVHFWIVGVGNIIGATLLAFVWDDISEPLATSWPKINLLESFGQYGGLVANYGLLFAFFILILVLEKKYLRKSRNR, encoded by the coding sequence GTGGAGTTTATTCAAAACTTTAAAAAAACTCTTTCAAGATTTTGGTCACCAATTCCAGCAGTTATTGCTCTTGGAATTTTAAGTGCATATTATTTTGGAATTACAGGAACTTACTGGGCAGTGACAGGAGAGTTTACTAGATGGGGTGGACATTTCTTACAGATGTTCGGAGTTGATGTTTCAACTTGGGGTTATTACAAACTTATGAGTATTGAAGGAAATATATTCACAAGAATTGATGGAGTTATGATTATTGGTATGTTTGCAGGATGTATTGCTGCTGCATTTTGGGGAAATAATGTTAAATTTAGATTACCTTTAAACAATATAAGAGTTTGGCAAGCGCTTATTGGTGGAATTATTGCAGGTTTTGGGGCAAGACTTGGAATGGGTTGTAATCTTGCAAGTTTTTTTACAGGTATTCCTCAATTTTCATTTCACGCATGGGTATTTACAGCATTTATGATGGTTGGAGTTTATTTTGGAGTAAAAGTTGCTATTCATCCTTTCTTTCAATCAAAAATAAAAATGCAAAAAGTTTCTTGTGCAAAACCACTTTCTCACGATGAAAATAAAGTAAAAAGATTTTTCACTTTTGGTACAGTTATTGCTCTTTTAATTATTGCTTATGCACTATATTTAATCTTTGTTGCAAATAGCCCTAAACTTGGTATGGCTGTATTCTTTGGAGCAGCTTTTGGTCTTATTATTGCAAAGGCACAAATCTGTTTTACATCTGCATTTAGAGATATTTTTACAACTGGAAGAAGTGAATTAGCAATTGCAATTATTATTGGAATGGTTGTTGCAACTTTAGGTGTATTTACATATTTAAATATGGGAGCTGCTCCTAAAATATTCTGGACTGGACCAAATGTTGTTATTGGTGGATTACTATTTGGATTTGGAATAGTTCTTGCTGGTGGTTGTGAATGTGGTTGGATGTATAGAGCTGTTGAAGGTCAAGTGCATTTTTGGATAGTTGGAGTTGGAAACATTATTGGTGCTACATTATTAGCTTTTGTTTGGGATGATATTTCTGAACCACTTGCAACTTCTTGGCCAAAAATAAACTTACTTGAAAGCTTTGGGCAATATGGTGGATTAGTAGCAAATTATGGATTACTATTTGCATTCTTTATACTAATTTTAGTTTTAGAGAAAAAATATTTAAGAAAATCAAGAAATAGATAA
- the typA gene encoding translational GTPase TypA, whose protein sequence is MRDIRNIAVIAHVDHGKTTTVDELLKQSGTFSAHQNVDDRVMDSDAIEKERGITILSKNTAIDYEGVRINIIDTPGHADFGGEVERVLKMVDSVLLLVDAQEGVMPQTKFVVKKALSLGHRPIVVVNKIDKPAAEPDRVVDEVFDLFAQMDATEEQLDFPVIYAAARSGFARYNYNDDNMDFKPLYETILKEVPKPKGDDANGLQLQVFTLDYDNFIGKIGIARIFNGTISQGETVMLCKADGSKVKGRISKLIGFKGLDRIDIKTAGAGDIVAVAGFETIDVGDSLCDPANPMPLDPMHIEEPTLSVTFAVNDSPLAGTEGKYVTSNKIDERLKAEMNTNIAMNYEQVGEGKFKVNGRGELQITILAENMRREGFEFIIGRPEVIIREENGVKMEPFEHLVIDTPDEFSGAIIEKLGKRKAVMTNMIPMGIGFTRLEFEIPARGLIGIRTEFLTETRGEGVMNHSFLEFRPYSGSVESRKYGALVSMENGEALAYSIFNLQDRGVMFIKPQDKVYTGMIVGQHSKDNDLDVNPIKGKAQSNVRSSGADEAIRLVPVKTMSLENALEWVEEDEAVEVTPISIRIRKRELDPTVRKRTAKKEKNA, encoded by the coding sequence ATGAGAGATATTAGAAATATCGCAGTTATTGCACACGTTGATCATGGTAAAACAACAACAGTAGATGAGCTTTTAAAACAAAGTGGTACATTTTCTGCTCACCAAAATGTAGATGATAGAGTAATGGATAGTGATGCTATTGAAAAAGAGAGAGGAATTACAATTCTTTCAAAAAATACAGCTATTGATTATGAAGGTGTAAGAATTAATATAATTGACACTCCAGGTCACGCCGATTTCGGTGGAGAAGTTGAGAGGGTTTTAAAAATGGTTGATTCTGTTTTACTTCTTGTTGATGCACAAGAAGGTGTTATGCCTCAAACAAAATTCGTTGTTAAAAAAGCACTATCTTTAGGTCATAGACCAATAGTAGTTGTAAATAAAATAGATAAACCAGCAGCTGAGCCTGATAGAGTTGTTGATGAGGTTTTTGACCTTTTTGCACAAATGGATGCAACAGAAGAGCAACTAGATTTCCCAGTTATTTATGCAGCTGCTAGAAGTGGATTTGCAAGATATAACTATAATGATGATAATATGGATTTCAAACCATTATATGAAACAATTTTAAAAGAAGTTCCAAAACCAAAAGGTGATGATGCAAATGGTCTTCAACTTCAAGTATTTACTCTTGATTATGATAACTTCATCGGGAAAATAGGAATTGCTAGAATATTTAATGGAACAATTTCTCAAGGTGAAACAGTTATGCTTTGTAAAGCTGATGGTTCAAAAGTAAAAGGAAGAATTTCTAAACTTATTGGATTCAAAGGACTTGATAGAATTGATATAAAAACTGCTGGAGCTGGTGATATCGTTGCTGTTGCAGGTTTTGAAACTATTGATGTTGGGGATTCTTTATGTGATCCAGCAAATCCAATGCCACTTGATCCAATGCATATTGAAGAACCAACTTTAAGTGTAACATTTGCTGTAAATGATTCACCATTAGCTGGAACAGAAGGAAAATATGTAACATCAAATAAAATTGATGAGAGATTAAAAGCTGAGATGAATACAAATATCGCTATGAATTATGAGCAAGTTGGAGAAGGTAAATTTAAAGTAAACGGAAGAGGTGAACTTCAAATTACTATTTTAGCTGAGAATATGAGAAGAGAAGGTTTTGAGTTTATTATTGGAAGACCTGAAGTAATTATTAGAGAAGAGAATGGTGTAAAAATGGAACCATTTGAGCATTTAGTAATTGATACTCCAGATGAATTTAGTGGAGCAATTATTGAAAAACTAGGAAAAAGAAAAGCTGTAATGACAAATATGATTCCTATGGGAATTGGATTTACAAGATTAGAGTTTGAAATTCCAGCAAGAGGTTTAATTGGTATTAGAACAGAATTTTTAACTGAAACTAGAGGAGAAGGAGTTATGAACCACTCTTTCTTAGAATTTAGACCATATAGTGGATCAGTTGAAAGTAGAAAATATGGTGCTTTAGTATCTATGGAAAATGGAGAAGCATTAGCTTACTCAATATTTAACCTACAAGATAGAGGAGTTATGTTTATAAAACCTCAAGATAAAGTTTATACAGGGATGATTGTTGGACAACACTCAAAAGATAATGATTTAGATGTAAACCCAATTAAAGGAAAAGCTCAATCAAACGTAAGATCAAGTGGAGCTGATGAGGCTATTAGACTTGTTCCTGTAAAAACTATGTCATTAGAAAATGCTTTAGAATGGGTTGAAGAAGATGAGGCAGTTGAAGTAACTCCTATTTCTATTAGAATTAGAAAAAGAGAACTTGACCCAACAGTTAGAAAACGAACAGCTAAAAAAGAGAAAAACGCTTAA
- the yedF gene encoding sulfurtransferase-like selenium metabolism protein YedF, giving the protein MENKEIIPDYRIDMQGEPCPYPAINTLEAMKELDDGEILEIISDCPQSINNIPIDAKNHGYKVLLIDSDGPTIRYILQK; this is encoded by the coding sequence ATGGAAAACAAAGAAATAATCCCAGATTATAGAATAGATATGCAAGGTGAACCTTGTCCATATCCTGCAATAAACACTCTTGAAGCGATGAAAGAGTTAGATGATGGTGAGATTTTAGAGATAATTAGCGATTGTCCACAAAGTATAAATAATATTCCAATAGATGCAAAAAATCATGGATATAAGGTTTTATTAATAGATAGTGATGGTCCAACTATTAGATATATTTTACAAAAATAA